The Alnus glutinosa chromosome 7, dhAlnGlut1.1, whole genome shotgun sequence genome includes a region encoding these proteins:
- the LOC133872704 gene encoding rhodanese-like domain-containing protein 9, chloroplastic produces the protein MAGIGCSSTLSSTSNFRTSWLVSETHSGRAAPWKPLHRKILKIRAEVNYVNAEEAKKLIALEEYTILDVRDKNQYERAHIKSCYHVPIFIENQDNDFGTIIKRTVHNNFSGLFFGLPFTKPNPDFVPSVKSQFPPESKLLLVCQGGLRSNAAANKLEQAGFQNIACMTSGLQSVKPGTFDTVGTTELQDAGKAGLVTIQGKISAVLGTALVCAYLFITFFPEQAEKLFQLAPVS, from the exons ATGGCAGGCATTGGTTGTTCATCGACTCTCTCTTCGACAAG CAACTTTCGGACGTCTTGGTTGGTATCAGAAACTCACAGTGGAAGGGCCGCGCCATGGAAACCACTTCATcggaaaattttgaaaattagagCAGAAGTGAATTATGTGAATGCCGAAGAAGCAAAGAAACTGATTGCCCTCGAGGAATACACAATTCTGGATGTTCGGGACAAGAACCAATATGAAAGAGCTCATATAAAATCATGTTATCATGTGCCTATTTTCATTGAAAACCAAGACAATGATTTCG GTACAATTATTAAGAGGACTGTCCACAACAATTTTTCGGGTTTATTCTTCGGGCTGCCATTCACTAAACCCAACCCTGATTTTGTGCCATCCGTTAAGAGCCAATTTCCCCCTGAAAGTAAACTCTTACTTGTATGTCAGGGGGGATTAAG GTCTAATGCTGCTGCTAATAAGTTAGAGCAAGCTGGTTTTCAAAACATTGCATGCATGACATCGGGCCTTCAATCTGTGAAACCAG GAACATTTGATACTGTCGGAACGACCGAGTTGCAGGATGCCGGCAAAGCAGGGTTAGTCACAATTCAGGGAAAGATCTCAGCTGTACTTGGAACAGCACTTGTCT GCGCATATCTATTCATTACCTTCTTCCCGGAGCAAGCAGAGAAGCTGTTCCAACTTGCCCCAGTGAGCTAG
- the LOC133873787 gene encoding outer envelope pore protein 16-3, chloroplastic/mitochondrial — protein MDLDPAERRYLEEEDTPLVKTMKGATTGFVTGTIFGTIVATWYDVPRVERNVALPGLLRTLKMMGNYGMTFAAIGGVYIGVEQLVQNYRMKRDFVNGAVGGFVAGATVLGFKGRSISTAISAGSALAVTSALIDAGGQTTRIDNGKEYYPYTTKKRSSAD, from the exons ATGGATCTGGACCCTGCAGAACGTAGGTATTTGGAGGAAGAGGATACTCCACTGGTGAAGACAATGAAGGGTGCAACAACAGGTTTCGTTACTGGAACTATTTTTGGGACCATTGTTGCAACATGGTATGATGTGCCTCGTGTCGAGAGAAATGTTGCTCTTCCAGGGCTATTAAGGACCCTGAAGATGATGGGTAACTATGGGATGACATTTGCTGCAATCGGGGGAGTTTACATTGGCGTTGAGCAGCTCGTGCAGAATTACAGGATGAAGAGAGACTTTGTCAATGGAGCTGTTGGTGGTTTTGTTGCTGGGGCAACTGTTTTAGGTTTCAAAG GAAGGAGCATTTCAACAGCAATTTCTGCTGGATCAGCATTAGCAGTCACTTCTGCTTTAATTGACGCTGGGGGTCAGACTACAAGAATTGACAATGGCAAGGAGTACTACCCTTACACCACCAAGAAAAGATCCTCCGCCGATTGA
- the LOC133873197 gene encoding uncharacterized protein LOC133873197 — MKGKNQSQAIVAGIQQRPVTVTGFRSGPQLSHFCLPPKFSLPPSLHLPPKSSHRRPPFGGVSFFRFRQPLSHEPATVSSPVILPVPTRCFARARHRSELRHSSGSGNQFRTSPPPFRAPSFFRFRRGPPPSTSISITVVLHLRPKPTHRPSSISGRFPVPSSPQIRELLVPPYPVVRGCCRDHDWGSIKQHHHHQIRGRVFCKKGCDADGETWEECLEQCNEICYKDPVLKDRQWSAYIDCSPGASSYSEVKESVNGKKASIVEVKRAINQIISHTDP, encoded by the exons atgaaaggcAAAAATCAAAGTCAAGCAATTGTCGCCGGAATTCAGCAACGTCCTGTCACCGTTACTGGATTTCG TTCGGGGCCCCAACTTTCTCATTTTTgtcttccccccaaattttccctccctcCCTCGCTCCATCTACCCCCAAAATCttcccaccgtcgaccaccGTTCGGAGGAGTGTCGTTCTTCCGGTTCCGGCAACCACTTTCGCACGAGCCAGCCACCGTTTCGAGCCCCGTCATTCTTCCGGTTCCGACGAGGTGTTTCGCACGAgcccgccaccgttccgagcTCCGTCATTCTTCCGGTTCCGGCAACCAGTTTCGCACGAGCCCACCACCGTTCCGAGCTCCGTCATTCTTCCGGTTCCGACGAGGTCCCCCACCGTCTACTTCCATCTCCAtcaccgtcgttctccatcttcggccaaaGCCCACCCATCGGCCGTCTTCCATCTCCGGCCGTTTTCCAGTTCCGTCTTCCCCCCAAATCCGGGAACTGTTGGTCCCGCCATATCCGGTGGTTCGCGGGTGCTGCCGAGACCACGATTGGGGTTCCATTAAACAGCATCATCATCACCAAATTAGGG GGCGAGTATTTTGCAAAAAGGGGTGTGATGCTGATGGAGAGACATGGGAAGAAT GCTTGGAGCAGTGCAATGAGATATGCTATAAGGACCCCGTATTGAAGGACCGCCAGTGGAGTGCTTACATTGACTGTTCTCCTGGAGCTTCGAGCTACTCAGAG GTGAAGGAGAGTGTCAATGGGAAGAAAGCAAGCATTGTGGAGGTGAAGAGGGCGATAAATCAAATCATTTCCCATACTGACCCTTAG